From one Longimicrobiales bacterium genomic stretch:
- a CDS encoding Ig-like domain-containing protein, whose amino-acid sequence MRKTTFHAAAFALLLLACGDDGSGPAPAPRLTSIILSPADPVLADGATLELDVALRDEKGAAMSLPQGATLTWSSTDDAVASVSGDGTLTANSPGTATIRAAV is encoded by the coding sequence CCACGCCGCGGCATTCGCGCTTCTCCTCCTCGCCTGCGGCGACGACGGCTCCGGGCCGGCCCCGGCACCCAGGCTGACCTCCATCATCCTCTCACCCGCCGATCCCGTCCTCGCCGACGGCGCGACGCTGGAGCTGGACGTGGCGCTGCGCGACGAGAAGGGCGCGGCGATGTCGCTGCCGCAGGGCGCGACACTGACCTGGTCGAGCACTGACGACGCTGTCGCGAGCGTTTCCGGCGATGGAACGCTCACGGCGAATTCGCCCGGCACGGCGACGATCCGCGCTGCCGTCG